A section of the Candidatus Nomurabacteria bacterium genome encodes:
- the rplU gene encoding 50S ribosomal protein L21 produces MKLAVIKTGGKQYVVTPGTKLKVEKLPETKGGEVIFDQVLLTDDGKETKVGKPLIEGAKVTAKRLADDRHEKVVIVKYKNKTRYRVKRGHRQPFTEVEITGGF; encoded by the coding sequence ATGAAATTGGCCGTAATTAAAACTGGGGGCAAACAATACGTTGTCACGCCAGGCACAAAGCTGAAGGTTGAAAAGCTACCAGAGACCAAGGGTGGCGAGGTTATTTTTGACCAAGTCCTATTAACTGATGATGGCAAGGAGACGAAGGTTGGTAAACCTCTTATCGAGGGCGCTAAGGTGACAGCCAAACGCTTAGCTGACGATCGGCACGAGAAAGTGGTTATTGTTAAATACAAGAATAAAACTCGTTATCGAGTTAAAAGGGGTCATCGCCAGCCGTTTACAGAAGTGGAGATTACTGGCGGTTTTTAA
- the dnaB gene encoding replicative DNA helicase produces the protein MALRLPPQDLEAERAVLGSLMLRPDGMHEISDVITAANFYAEKHRRIFQAMWELSEKHDPIDLVSVTSALKANQELEQIGGSNYLAELAGAVPSSANIKYYAEIIRQKASRRKLITSAEEIVELGYSEHEELDNVFDRAQQTILNIGHFSKKAFVHLKDSLVEAWERFDQLHKSDGSMRGVPTGFRDLDDKLSGLQKSDLVILAARPSVGKTSLALDIARNAACLHGKSVGIFSLEMSSQQLVDRLLASESRVDSWHLRTGKIKQDEDFARLRDALDRLASAPIYIDDEAGNNITKMKSVARKLKAEKGLDLIVVDYLQLMIPRKDSDSLVQQVTEISRSLKGLARELEVPVLALSQLNRNVEARGGRPRLSDLRDSGSIEQDADVVMFIHREDKMNENSDKKNIADIIIAKHRNGPTGDIQLFFDEKRVSFHTVEKADFGGF, from the coding sequence ATGGCCTTACGTCTCCCCCCTCAAGACTTGGAAGCAGAACGAGCCGTTCTTGGTTCCTTGATGCTCCGTCCAGACGGAATGCACGAGATTAGCGATGTAATAACCGCCGCTAATTTTTACGCTGAAAAACACCGGCGAATTTTTCAAGCCATGTGGGAGCTGTCGGAGAAACACGACCCAATTGATCTCGTATCTGTCACCAGCGCATTAAAGGCAAACCAGGAACTTGAACAAATCGGTGGGTCTAACTATCTGGCAGAACTTGCCGGTGCTGTCCCCTCTTCAGCAAACATAAAATATTATGCCGAAATAATCAGACAGAAAGCATCGAGAAGAAAGCTGATCACCTCCGCCGAAGAAATAGTTGAACTTGGTTACAGCGAACATGAGGAGTTGGACAACGTTTTCGATCGGGCCCAACAAACCATTCTCAATATCGGACATTTCTCGAAGAAGGCTTTTGTTCACCTCAAGGATTCCCTGGTCGAGGCTTGGGAACGTTTTGACCAACTGCACAAATCTGACGGCAGCATGCGTGGTGTCCCAACCGGTTTTCGTGATCTAGATGATAAACTCTCCGGTTTACAGAAATCCGACCTCGTAATTCTTGCTGCTCGGCCTTCGGTTGGTAAAACATCATTAGCGTTAGACATTGCCAGAAATGCCGCCTGTCTCCACGGCAAATCAGTCGGAATTTTCTCACTCGAAATGAGTTCGCAACAACTAGTTGACCGGCTACTAGCCTCTGAAAGTCGCGTTGATTCCTGGCATCTACGAACAGGAAAAATTAAACAAGATGAAGACTTTGCCCGTTTACGTGACGCACTGGATCGTCTTGCTTCCGCGCCAATCTATATTGATGATGAAGCCGGAAATAACATTACCAAGATGAAGTCGGTCGCCCGAAAACTTAAGGCCGAAAAGGGGTTAGATCTAATTGTCGTCGACTATCTACAGCTAATGATTCCCCGAAAAGATAGTGACTCCCTCGTTCAACAGGTGACGGAAATCTCACGCTCCCTTAAGGGTTTAGCGCGTGAATTAGAAGTACCGGTCCTTGCGCTCTCACAGCTCAATCGTAATGTTGAGGCCCGCGGTGGCCGACCGAGACTATCCGATCTACGTGACTCCGGCTCCATTGAACAAGACGCTGATGTGGTAATGTTTATCCATCGTGAAGATAAAATGAATGAGAATTCAGACAAAAAGAATATTGCCGATATCATCATTGCCAAACACCGCAATGGCCCAACCGGAGACATCCAGCTTTTCTTCGACGAAAAGCGGGTTAGTTTCCACACCGTAGAAAAGGCTGATTTCGGCGGTTTCTAA
- a CDS encoding MGMT family protein translates to MKDFSSRVRDIVRRIPRGQVLTYKQVAILAGSPQASRAVGNIMKGNYDKDVPCHRVIRSDGKTGGYNGGESKKRELLLGEGFQERGLSGF, encoded by the coding sequence ATGAAAGATTTCAGTTCACGAGTTCGCGATATTGTAAGGCGGATTCCCCGCGGTCAAGTTCTAACTTATAAACAAGTGGCGATATTGGCCGGTTCACCCCAGGCCTCCCGTGCCGTGGGTAATATTATGAAAGGGAATTATGATAAAGATGTGCCTTGCCACCGTGTAATTCGTTCGGATGGGAAGACCGGTGGCTATAATGGTGGAGAGTCGAAGAAAAGAGAATTGCTACTCGGGGAGGGGTTTCAAGAGCGGGGTTTATCTGGTTTCTAG
- the recR gene encoding recombination protein RecR, with protein MTEPLIQSLTESFLRFPGIGPRQARRFVYYLLHASPSTIERLISQIEELKRSVARCPDCGRFYPTNKNQKRNESCEICSDITRDTTLLMLVEKDIDLENVLKSGTYPGHFFVLGGLVKVLDKQPEISVRLADLIKLIEKKKQAGKLQEIIAALTANSDGDATVEFVREKLAPILEKNQLKFSSLGRGFSTGVEVEYSDTDTLKNALKNRQ; from the coding sequence ATGACCGAGCCACTTATCCAAAGCTTAACCGAGAGTTTTCTCCGCTTCCCCGGTATTGGGCCACGCCAAGCTCGTCGTTTTGTTTATTACCTACTTCATGCGTCACCAAGTACTATTGAGCGATTGATTAGCCAGATCGAAGAACTAAAAAGAAGTGTCGCTCGGTGTCCAGACTGTGGCCGATTCTACCCCACGAATAAAAACCAGAAACGAAACGAGTCGTGCGAAATTTGTAGTGACATTACTCGTGACACAACACTCCTAATGTTGGTAGAAAAAGATATCGACCTGGAAAATGTTCTGAAAAGCGGGACTTATCCTGGCCACTTCTTTGTTCTTGGGGGACTAGTGAAGGTCTTAGACAAACAGCCTGAGATAAGTGTACGCCTAGCAGACCTGATTAAATTGATCGAAAAAAAGAAGCAGGCTGGGAAATTACAAGAAATAATTGCCGCCTTGACGGCTAACTCTGACGGTGATGCAACAGTTGAGTTTGTAAGAGAGAAACTTGCACCAATTCTAGAAAAAAATCAGTTAAAATTTTCTAGTTTGGGTCGAGGGTTCTCTACCGGCGTGGAGGTAGAATATTCTGATACTGACACCCTTAAAAATGCGCTTAAAAACCGCCAGTAA
- a CDS encoding DNA recombination protein RmuC translates to MAIVTILISLVIGGGLVWLFLQNKQSPAGDNQAMILLQNQLNELTRVLDSKLTESSKFLHSSLQSQSSESNKMIRDITSELVKVGEGQKRVENFADQLQSLQDILKNPKQRGVLGEYYLETLLKNVLPTGSYQMQYPFKDGTIVDAVVFVKEKIIPIDSKFSLENYNRLAEERDPAERERLEKLFKSDLKNRIDETSKYVKPSEGTMDFAFMFIPHEAIYYDLLVAQVGSVKINTRDLIEYAFKERHVIIVSPTSFLAYLQTVLQGLKALQIEESAKVIRDRVEDLGKHIGAYEQYFGKLGTSLGTTVSHYNSAYKELKKIDKDVARVTGAGSSMEPLSLEKPSLEE, encoded by the coding sequence AACAGTCACCGGCTGGAGATAATCAGGCAATGATTTTGCTCCAGAATCAGCTTAACGAACTCACGCGCGTCTTGGATAGCAAACTTACTGAATCAAGCAAGTTTCTTCACAGCTCTCTCCAGAGTCAGTCCAGCGAGTCTAATAAAATGATCCGAGATATCACGAGTGAATTGGTGAAGGTGGGTGAGGGCCAGAAACGGGTTGAAAACTTTGCCGATCAGCTTCAGAGTCTTCAGGATATTTTGAAAAATCCCAAACAGAGGGGTGTGCTTGGTGAATATTACCTCGAAACTTTGTTGAAGAATGTGTTACCAACTGGTTCCTACCAGATGCAATATCCTTTCAAGGACGGGACGATTGTGGACGCGGTCGTCTTTGTGAAAGAAAAGATTATCCCAATCGATTCTAAGTTTTCTCTAGAGAACTACAACAGACTAGCGGAGGAGAGAGATCCGGCAGAGCGTGAACGACTAGAGAAATTATTCAAATCAGATTTGAAAAATCGGATTGACGAAACCAGCAAATATGTGAAGCCGAGCGAGGGGACAATGGACTTCGCTTTTATGTTCATCCCACACGAGGCCATTTATTATGATTTACTGGTCGCCCAAGTTGGTTCAGTGAAGATTAATACTCGTGACCTAATTGAATATGCGTTCAAAGAACGGCACGTGATTATTGTCTCGCCAACCTCTTTCTTGGCCTATCTCCAGACCGTTTTGCAGGGTTTGAAGGCGCTACAAATTGAAGAATCTGCCAAGGTGATTCGTGATCGAGTCGAAGATCTGGGTAAGCATATTGGTGCCTATGAACAATATTTCGGTAAACTCGGGACAAGTTTAGGGACGACGGTGAGTCACTATAATTCAGCTTACAAAGAGTTGAAGAAGATTGATAAGGATGTTGCTCGGGTCACTGGTGCTGGTTCAAGTATGGAGCCACTCTCTCTGGAGAAACCCAGTCTTGAGGAGTAG
- a CDS encoding Glu/Leu/Phe/Val dehydrogenase, translating to MIIKVFNDKFKTWGFLVIDSLKLGPGKGGIRMTPSVTENEVERLAHAMTLKNALANIPFGGAKSGIIFDPKTHTPKEKREIVEWFAKELKPVLVRSYIAGPDINMTEREMAWFVNAADNHKAATGKPRVLGGLPHELGSTGFGVAQATLLALRYKKIEPADATIAIEGYGNVGIFAHKFLQEKGARIVAVSDSRGSIYSKDGLNYKKLIQTKKRTGSVINYPGGKKLSNKEIFILPVTVLIPAALPDVINSGNVSQIKAKIVVEGANIPMHEKFERKLHERGVLIIPDIIANAGGVISSYAEYRGYDAKKMFKLVEQKITASTDALLSQLTKSNKTPREIALQLAKKKLETR from the coding sequence ATGATTATAAAAGTTTTCAATGATAAATTTAAAACCTGGGGATTTCTGGTAATAGATAGCTTGAAACTGGGCCCAGGCAAGGGTGGGATTCGCATGACCCCTTCTGTGACAGAAAACGAAGTAGAACGATTAGCCCACGCGATGACGCTCAAAAATGCCCTTGCAAATATCCCATTCGGTGGCGCCAAGTCTGGTATTATTTTCGACCCCAAAACACATACCCCAAAAGAGAAACGGGAAATCGTGGAGTGGTTCGCAAAGGAACTAAAACCCGTTTTAGTCAGATCGTATATTGCTGGACCAGATATTAATATGACCGAGCGGGAAATGGCCTGGTTTGTGAATGCCGCAGACAACCATAAGGCGGCCACCGGCAAACCTAGGGTCTTGGGCGGATTGCCACATGAACTTGGTAGCACTGGTTTCGGCGTGGCACAAGCGACCTTACTCGCACTAAGATATAAAAAGATTGAGCCAGCGGATGCAACCATCGCAATCGAAGGCTACGGTAATGTGGGCATTTTTGCCCATAAATTTCTCCAAGAAAAAGGAGCCCGGATTGTCGCGGTCTCCGATTCCAGGGGTTCAATTTATTCTAAAGATGGCCTGAACTACAAAAAGTTAATCCAGACCAAAAAACGGACAGGATCAGTGATCAATTACCCGGGTGGAAAAAAATTAAGCAACAAAGAAATCTTCATCCTACCCGTTACCGTTTTAATACCAGCGGCACTACCAGACGTTATCAATTCTGGTAATGTCTCCCAAATAAAGGCGAAAATTGTCGTTGAGGGGGCCAATATTCCGATGCACGAAAAGTTTGAGAGAAAACTTCACGAGCGTGGCGTACTTATTATCCCCGATATTATCGCCAATGCCGGTGGTGTTATCTCCTCCTACGCAGAGTACCGAGGTTATGATGCCAAAAAAATGTTTAAATTAGTAGAACAAAAAATAACCGCCAGCACCGATGCACTTCTCTCCCAGTTAACAAAGTCAAACAAAACACCGCGAGAAATTGCTCTCCAGTTGGCTAAGAAAAAACTAGAAACCAGATAA
- a CDS encoding NUDIX domain-containing protein — protein sequence MHQEATVCHLLRGDGPKTETLLGERKSRFCNGVLNGPGGKFNPDETALQCLCREVEEEIGVVVDPISAKHYASADFYHPVAEGYYAHKWRVHYFTATRWRGEPRPLAGFVNLQWFFIGKLPFDRMMSDQRLWLPAALPLRENGQLMELEIFYGDGGLRTVGRWVFRLVEKSKFVKSGVT from the coding sequence ATGCACCAAGAAGCGACGGTGTGTCACCTCCTTCGTGGAGATGGTCCGAAGACGGAAACTCTACTTGGAGAGAGGAAAAGTCGGTTTTGTAATGGTGTTTTGAATGGCCCGGGTGGAAAATTTAACCCCGACGAGACGGCGCTTCAGTGTCTTTGCCGTGAGGTAGAGGAGGAAATTGGCGTTGTTGTCGATCCGATCTCAGCGAAACACTATGCATCTGCTGATTTCTACCATCCGGTTGCTGAAGGGTATTACGCACATAAGTGGCGTGTGCACTATTTCACCGCAACTCGTTGGCGGGGAGAACCAAGGCCACTGGCGGGTTTTGTTAACTTGCAGTGGTTTTTCATCGGGAAACTGCCGTTTGATCGAATGATGTCGGATCAAAGGCTCTGGTTACCTGCGGCGCTTCCGCTCCGGGAAAACGGACAACTGATGGAATTGGAAATTTTTTATGGCGATGGCGGGCTAAGAACCGTGGGACGATGGGTCTTTCGTTTGGTAGAAAAGAGTAAATTCGTTAAGAGCGGGGTCACGTGA